One Amorphoplanes digitatis genomic window carries:
- a CDS encoding DUF3145 domain-containing protein, which produces MPTCGVVYVHSTPLAVCQHVEWAIARVLTAAVNLHWTAQPADPGMRRSECSWTGRPGTGAELAAALRQWPMVRFEVTEEPSPGVDGERFMHVPGRGLFRGTIGASGDIQIGEDRLRAIMATARAPEALSHALEKALGTAWDAELEPYRYAGDGAPVTLLTRVG; this is translated from the coding sequence GTGCCAACGTGTGGCGTCGTATACGTCCACTCGACTCCACTCGCCGTGTGCCAGCACGTCGAGTGGGCGATCGCGCGCGTCCTGACGGCCGCGGTCAACCTGCACTGGACTGCGCAGCCGGCCGACCCCGGCATGCGGCGGTCCGAGTGCAGTTGGACCGGAAGGCCTGGGACCGGCGCGGAACTGGCTGCTGCCCTCCGGCAGTGGCCCATGGTCCGTTTCGAGGTCACCGAGGAACCGAGCCCCGGTGTCGACGGGGAGCGGTTCATGCACGTACCCGGCCGCGGCTTGTTCCGCGGCACCATCGGGGCGTCCGGCGACATCCAGATCGGCGAGGACCGGCTGCGGGCCATCATGGCCACCGCCAGGGCTCCCGAGGCGCTCTCGCACGCCCTGGAGAAGGCGCTCGGCACCGCCTGGGATGCTGAACTCGAGCCGTACCGCTACGCCGGAGACGGCGCGCCGGTAACGTTGCTGACCCGCGTGGGGTAG
- a CDS encoding carbonic anhydrase has product MTGISPGDKATRVAVSTAPVSTAPARIVRPADALAALVAGNRRFVSGRPEHGHDVAAAAASSGGQLPHAVVIGCIDSRVPLEAIFDQTFGSICVVRSGAHVVDRAVLGSVGFAVSALKVPLVMVLGHVRCGAVDATIAALRAGERPEGDVGYLVDEIAPAVHAVGLDDPDVAAKAMRAHVTRTVRRMRDVTGVADAIAEGRVAVAGAVYDLDTGWVDLLP; this is encoded by the coding sequence ATGACGGGTATCTCACCTGGTGACAAGGCGACCCGGGTGGCGGTTTCGACCGCCCCGGTCAGCACCGCACCGGCTCGCATCGTCCGGCCGGCGGACGCGCTGGCGGCGCTCGTCGCCGGCAACCGCCGCTTCGTCAGCGGCCGTCCCGAGCACGGCCACGACGTCGCCGCCGCCGCCGCGTCATCGGGCGGGCAGCTGCCGCACGCGGTCGTGATCGGCTGCATCGACTCGCGGGTGCCGCTCGAGGCGATCTTCGACCAGACGTTCGGGTCGATCTGCGTGGTCCGCTCCGGCGCGCACGTGGTGGATCGCGCGGTGCTCGGCTCGGTCGGTTTCGCCGTCTCCGCGCTCAAGGTGCCGCTGGTGATGGTGCTGGGCCACGTCCGCTGCGGCGCGGTGGACGCGACGATCGCGGCGCTGCGCGCGGGGGAGCGGCCGGAGGGCGACGTCGGCTACCTGGTCGACGAGATCGCACCGGCGGTGCACGCGGTCGGCCTGGACGACCCGGACGTCGCCGCCAAGGCGATGCGCGCGCACGTGACCCGCACGGTCCGGCGCATGCGCGACGTCACCGGCGTGGCGGACGCGATCGCCGAGGGCCGGGTCGCGGTGGCCGGCGCGGTCTACGACCTCGACACCGGCTGGGTCGACCTGCTGCCCTGA
- a CDS encoding glycoside hydrolase family 3 protein, producing the protein MAAVNRALRVAVAVPLAMLVGCGSDTPSAPAPPPAPGPASAPAVPPSASVPPRPTGDPATLARAAVAAFTDQDLAGQVLMPYAYGDTADRVDKTAAAGNQNIAGVNTPAEMITKFRLGGLILVGFTPDDPTGATNPATNVENPKQVRGLTDGLQRAAAQLPGGAPLLVGTDQEYGVVTRIRQGVTLLPSAMAFGAAGRPELTEGAWRAAGEELAAMGVNLDLAPVADTLGPKGSSVIGSRSFGADPKANSAQVQAAVRGIQGAGISAALKHFPGHGHTTGDSHDGLPVVAQTKEQLAAEDLPPFAAGINAGAGVVMSGHIDVQALDKGVAATFSHKIMTDLLRTELKFTGVAITDAMNMPPAMKWPPGEAAVRALNAGNDLLLMPPNLAGARDGILAALGNGTLKRERLVEAATRILTLKFRGAAMPRPELSTVGSDAHQTVVYDAAAAAVTIFRGPCTGPLVSGPVTVSASGGREAARVGLVKALQAAGVRVQAAGGTVVHLVGYGDRQTDLSMDAAVTVMMDTPYLLAGSRSPTLLATYSSSPLSLTALANVLAGKATPPGKSPVQVGTLPRSACVK; encoded by the coding sequence ATGGCGGCCGTGAATAGGGCGCTCCGCGTGGCTGTGGCCGTACCCCTGGCGATGCTTGTGGGTTGCGGCAGCGACACGCCGTCGGCGCCGGCACCGCCGCCGGCGCCCGGCCCGGCGTCCGCGCCGGCCGTCCCGCCGTCGGCGAGCGTCCCGCCGCGCCCGACCGGCGACCCCGCCACGCTGGCGCGGGCCGCGGTCGCCGCCTTCACCGATCAGGACCTGGCCGGCCAGGTCCTGATGCCCTATGCGTACGGCGACACGGCCGACCGGGTCGACAAGACCGCCGCCGCGGGCAACCAGAACATCGCCGGCGTGAACACCCCGGCCGAGATGATCACGAAGTTCCGGCTCGGCGGCCTGATCCTGGTCGGCTTCACGCCCGACGACCCGACCGGCGCCACCAACCCGGCGACGAACGTGGAGAACCCGAAGCAGGTCCGCGGCCTGACCGACGGCCTGCAACGGGCCGCGGCCCAGCTGCCCGGCGGCGCGCCGCTCCTGGTCGGCACCGACCAGGAGTACGGCGTGGTCACCCGGATCCGGCAGGGCGTGACGCTGCTGCCGTCCGCGATGGCGTTCGGCGCGGCCGGCCGGCCGGAGCTGACCGAGGGCGCCTGGCGCGCCGCGGGCGAGGAACTGGCGGCGATGGGTGTCAACCTCGACCTCGCGCCGGTCGCCGACACGCTCGGGCCCAAGGGCAGCTCGGTGATCGGCTCCCGCTCGTTCGGCGCCGACCCGAAGGCGAACTCCGCACAGGTGCAGGCGGCCGTCCGCGGCATACAGGGCGCCGGGATATCGGCGGCCCTCAAGCATTTTCCGGGGCACGGGCACACCACCGGTGACAGCCACGACGGGCTGCCGGTGGTCGCGCAGACGAAGGAGCAGCTCGCCGCCGAGGACCTGCCGCCGTTCGCCGCGGGCATCAACGCGGGCGCCGGCGTGGTGATGTCCGGGCACATCGACGTCCAGGCCCTCGACAAGGGCGTGGCCGCGACCTTCTCCCACAAGATCATGACGGACCTGCTCCGCACCGAGCTGAAGTTCACCGGCGTCGCGATCACCGACGCGATGAACATGCCACCGGCGATGAAGTGGCCGCCCGGCGAGGCGGCCGTGCGCGCCCTGAACGCGGGCAACGACCTGCTGCTCATGCCGCCGAACCTGGCCGGCGCCCGGGACGGCATCCTGGCCGCGCTCGGGAACGGCACCCTCAAGCGCGAGCGGCTCGTCGAGGCGGCCACCCGGATCCTGACGCTGAAGTTCCGGGGCGCCGCCATGCCGCGTCCGGAGCTCTCCACCGTGGGTTCGGACGCGCACCAGACGGTCGTCTACGACGCCGCCGCGGCGGCGGTCACCATCTTCCGGGGCCCCTGCACCGGCCCGCTGGTCAGCGGCCCGGTCACGGTGAGCGCCTCCGGCGGCCGGGAGGCGGCGCGGGTCGGGCTCGTCAAGGCGTTGCAGGCGGCGGGCGTCCGGGTACAGGCCGCAGGCGGCACGGTCGTGCACCTCGTCGGGTACGGCGACCGGCAGACCGACCTGAGCATGGACGCGGCGGTCACGGTCATGATGGACACCCCGTACCTGCTGGCGGGCTCGCGGTCGCCGACCCTGCTCGCCACGTACTCGTCGAGCCCGCTGTCCCTGACCGCGCTGGCGAACGTGCTGGCCGGCAAGGCCACGCCGCCCGGGAAGTCGCCGGTGCAGGTGGGCACGCTGCCGCGCAGCGCCTGCGTCAAATGA
- a CDS encoding alpha/beta fold hydrolase produces MPERSKLMLPDRVRLNVETSGPADAPVTVVLLHGWCLDRRTWHYQLSALEATDARVIVYDARGHGRSSATRRHAATLGQLGDDLAEVLRVYAPHGPIVLVGHSLGGMTIMEYADSHPDEFAARVAGLVFVSTTAEGATHTSYGLPTALTSILRAAETTGAGLLARLGVWRPHRAMLPALRPAVRWLLFGDGYRSADLDITMSAFGWASLRSIGGFRASVGAQQRLETLAALGDVPAAALVGDRDRLTPPPCAESIADALPGTELTVFAGAGHMLMMERPFEVSAAVLAVAARAAKRLPAKRRREPRIGYDQAA; encoded by the coding sequence ATGCCCGAGCGCTCGAAGCTCATGCTTCCAGACCGCGTCCGGTTGAACGTCGAGACGAGCGGGCCGGCGGACGCGCCGGTGACCGTCGTGCTGCTGCACGGCTGGTGCCTCGACCGGCGTACCTGGCATTACCAGCTCAGCGCCCTTGAGGCCACCGATGCCCGGGTGATCGTGTACGACGCCCGCGGGCACGGACGGTCCTCGGCGACCCGGCGGCACGCCGCGACCCTCGGGCAGCTCGGCGACGACCTGGCCGAGGTGCTGCGGGTGTACGCGCCGCACGGCCCGATCGTGCTGGTCGGCCACTCGCTGGGCGGCATGACGATCATGGAGTACGCCGACTCCCACCCGGACGAGTTCGCGGCCCGGGTGGCCGGCCTGGTCTTCGTGTCGACGACGGCCGAGGGCGCGACGCACACCAGCTACGGGTTGCCCACCGCGCTCACCTCGATCCTGCGGGCCGCCGAGACGACCGGCGCCGGGCTGCTCGCCCGGCTCGGCGTGTGGCGCCCGCACCGCGCGATGCTGCCGGCCCTGCGCCCCGCCGTGCGCTGGCTGCTCTTCGGCGACGGCTACCGGTCCGCCGACCTGGACATCACGATGTCGGCGTTCGGGTGGGCGTCGCTGCGGTCGATCGGCGGGTTCCGCGCCTCGGTCGGCGCACAGCAGCGGCTGGAGACGCTCGCCGCGCTCGGCGACGTGCCCGCCGCCGCCCTGGTCGGTGACCGGGACCGGCTGACCCCGCCGCCGTGCGCGGAGTCGATCGCCGACGCCCTGCCGGGCACCGAACTGACCGTCTTCGCGGGCGCCGGCCACATGCTGATGATGGAGCGCCCCTTCGAGGTCTCCGCGGCGGTGCTGGCCGTGGCGGCACGCGCCGCCAAGAGGCTACCGGCGAAACGCCGCCGGGAACCCCGTATCGGCTACGACCAGGCGGCCTGA
- a CDS encoding HelD family protein translates to MSDATVLQQEIAVEQEHVDRVYTRLAELRKDASRAEKEGYQLAGVGTFGALVERDAMVYHRARRRHALDAEYEGLVFGRLDLGTGAVHYVGRMGIRDENSQSLVVDWRAPAAAAFYRATPADPLGVVRRRMIQSTRERVTNIEDDLLDPEAAPADMRVVGDGALLASLSKATGRGMRDIVATIQREQDDAIRSPASGVTIVTGGPGTGKTAVALHRAAYLLYADRSRFAGGGILVVGPSGVFVNYIATVLPSLGEDTATLRSLGSLVAGYDAARTDPTDVAALKGSLRMRRVLERASHDAVPGGPTELRLLYHGALLRLDAGDLDRIRRKALPRGARRNEVRGTGFDRIFDALWAQAKGSVRNLPEKREFEAELADRGDFRDFLRAWWPRFTPMRVLRWLAEPARLRAYANGLLSREEIALLQGSFDGLAADGPTISDVALLDELDELMGRPRQPQRKKGNPFHVRDGVQEVSTFADRQAAARAQVVRDEDYRDYAHVVVDEAQDVSPMQWRMIGRRGAYASWTIVGDPAQTAWSGDPEELDRSRDRALGSRRRNSYSLTTNYRNSSEIFAVAARVIRTIMPDLPLPSAVRSTGVEPVDLVVGTAQLPDAVRESAEKHLSDVDGTIGVITPVPRRDEMARWVAGLPERIQVVTALEAKGMEYDAVVLVEPAEIATDASGTRTLYVALSRATQRLTTVGTRDWTRTGG, encoded by the coding sequence TTGAGCGACGCCACCGTTCTGCAGCAGGAGATCGCGGTCGAGCAGGAGCACGTCGACCGGGTCTACACCCGGCTCGCCGAGCTGCGCAAGGACGCGTCCCGGGCCGAGAAGGAGGGCTACCAGCTCGCCGGGGTCGGCACCTTCGGCGCGCTGGTCGAGCGCGACGCGATGGTCTACCACCGCGCGCGGCGCCGGCACGCCCTGGACGCCGAGTACGAGGGCCTCGTCTTCGGCCGCCTCGACCTGGGCACCGGCGCGGTGCACTACGTCGGGCGCATGGGCATCCGCGACGAGAACTCGCAGTCGCTGGTGGTGGACTGGCGTGCGCCGGCCGCGGCGGCGTTCTACCGGGCCACCCCGGCCGACCCGCTGGGCGTGGTCCGGCGCCGGATGATCCAGTCCACCCGTGAGCGGGTCACCAACATCGAGGACGACCTGCTGGATCCCGAGGCCGCGCCCGCGGACATGCGGGTGGTCGGCGACGGCGCGCTGCTGGCCAGCCTCTCCAAGGCCACCGGGCGCGGCATGCGCGACATCGTGGCGACCATCCAGCGCGAGCAGGACGACGCGATCCGCTCGCCCGCCTCGGGCGTGACGATCGTGACCGGCGGCCCCGGCACCGGCAAGACCGCCGTGGCGCTGCACCGGGCGGCGTACCTGCTCTACGCCGACCGCAGCCGGTTCGCCGGCGGCGGCATCCTGGTGGTCGGCCCGTCCGGGGTGTTCGTCAACTACATCGCCACGGTGCTGCCGTCGCTCGGCGAGGACACCGCGACGCTGCGCTCGCTCGGCTCGCTGGTCGCGGGCTACGACGCCGCCCGCACGGACCCGACCGACGTGGCGGCGCTCAAGGGCTCGCTGCGGATGCGCCGGGTGCTCGAGCGGGCCTCGCACGACGCCGTGCCGGGCGGCCCGACCGAGCTGCGGCTGCTCTACCACGGCGCCCTGCTGCGCCTGGACGCCGGCGACCTGGACCGGATCCGGCGCAAGGCGCTGCCACGCGGCGCCCGCCGCAACGAGGTGCGCGGCACCGGCTTCGACCGGATCTTCGACGCGCTCTGGGCGCAGGCCAAGGGCTCGGTCCGCAACCTGCCGGAGAAGCGGGAGTTCGAGGCCGAGCTGGCCGACCGCGGCGACTTCCGGGACTTCCTGCGCGCCTGGTGGCCGCGGTTCACCCCGATGCGGGTGCTGCGCTGGCTGGCCGAGCCGGCCCGGCTGCGGGCGTACGCGAACGGGCTGTTGTCGCGCGAGGAGATCGCGCTGTTGCAGGGCTCGTTCGACGGCCTGGCCGCGGACGGCCCGACCATCTCCGACGTGGCGCTGCTGGACGAGCTGGACGAGCTGATGGGCCGCCCTCGGCAGCCGCAGCGCAAGAAGGGCAACCCGTTCCACGTCCGCGACGGGGTGCAGGAGGTCAGCACGTTCGCGGACCGGCAGGCGGCGGCGCGCGCACAGGTGGTCCGCGACGAGGACTACCGCGACTACGCGCACGTGGTCGTCGACGAGGCGCAGGACGTGTCGCCGATGCAGTGGCGCATGATCGGCCGCCGGGGCGCGTACGCGTCGTGGACGATCGTCGGCGACCCGGCGCAGACGGCCTGGTCCGGCGACCCCGAGGAGCTGGACCGCTCGCGCGACCGGGCGCTCGGCTCGCGGCGCCGCAACAGCTACTCCCTGACGACCAACTACCGGAACTCGTCGGAGATCTTCGCGGTGGCCGCCCGGGTGATCCGCACAATCATGCCGGACCTGCCGCTGCCCTCGGCGGTGCGCAGCACCGGCGTCGAGCCGGTCGACCTGGTCGTCGGCACCGCGCAGCTACCGGACGCGGTGCGCGAGTCCGCGGAGAAGCACCTCTCCGATGTGGACGGCACGATCGGCGTGATCACACCGGTGCCGCGGCGCGACGAGATGGCGCGGTGGGTGGCCGGGCTGCCCGAGCGGATCCAGGTGGTGACCGCGCTGGAGGCCAAGGGCATGGAGTACGACGCGGTCGTGCTCGTCGAGCCGGCCGAGATCGCCACGGACGCCAGCGGCACCCGCACCCTGTACGTGGCCCTGTCGCGGGCGACCCAGCGCCTCACGACGGTGGGCACCCGCGACTGGACCAGGACGGGCGGTTAG
- a CDS encoding tetratricopeptide repeat protein, which translates to MVVGRWGRVRRYGLWSGVPALVAAVAGWAALADDKHGWTVVAAALAGAAGAFGPTVADRVAAARERRQLRAGAVAVVRVADLPVSVTRLLRPDQQVVPFFGRGWVLRQLEMWAGDPDAVAVRLLTGAGGVGKTRLARELASRLAGWRCEWISPHAEAETTALVASGGFGPRSLLVLDYAEARDRAAVAELLWAVHLADRVRVVLLARSAGLWWESLPAAFDRQAHLVEAMTTAPGVVVEVTARVDDAHDPKMIVADAAAAFAERLGRPVPVLAGMRAWPVDTPVLRLHADALVAVLDGAHRQGDYDVLGEVLGHESRYWRFTARRAGLFGAGDDPTADRAVRQVVGIAALMGADSPAEVEQVVRRAPLLAEADAARIAGYVSWLSGLYPAGQGSALGVVQPDLLAESVATRVLTECGVQERARVLSGSSAAQAVRVLTVLGRARVHQAGVDTLIDAALGVDVPGMVEAVIEVGVQFPGIFTSRVVALLADATIEHGWARQTAARVPYPSLELGQLALGLTTHIVTGFPADTSLADRAHWATWHALRLAESGRRAEALTASQEAVDLYRESAGLNRDAYLPDLALSMNNHSIRLAESGRRAEALTASQEAVDLYRESAGLNRDAYLPDLAMSVNNHANRLADAGRRAEALITIQEAVDLRRELARLDRDAYLPNLATSVNNHAIRLAESGRRAEALIASQEAVDLYRELAGLNRDAYLPNLATSVNNLAVDLAEAGRRADALVASQEAVDLRRELAGLNRDAYLPDLAMSVNNHANRLADSGRRAEALIASQEAVDLRRELARLDRDAYLPDLATSLWNVGFVALKVGCVTDDVVALTAEGVRYFETLAASEPAAFASRHEAAAKTLAELHQSQNPATDGTAR; encoded by the coding sequence ATGGTGGTGGGCCGCTGGGGCCGGGTGCGCCGGTACGGGTTGTGGTCGGGCGTGCCCGCGCTCGTGGCCGCCGTTGCGGGGTGGGCGGCGCTGGCGGATGACAAGCACGGGTGGACGGTGGTCGCGGCGGCGTTGGCGGGGGCGGCGGGTGCGTTCGGGCCGACCGTGGCGGATCGGGTGGCGGCGGCGCGGGAGCGGCGGCAGCTGCGTGCCGGCGCGGTGGCCGTGGTGCGGGTGGCGGATCTACCGGTGTCGGTGACCCGGTTGTTGCGCCCGGACCAGCAGGTGGTGCCGTTCTTCGGCCGGGGCTGGGTGCTGCGGCAGTTGGAGATGTGGGCCGGTGACCCGGATGCGGTGGCGGTGCGGCTGCTGACGGGCGCGGGTGGGGTGGGTAAGACCCGGCTGGCGCGGGAGTTGGCGTCGCGGTTGGCGGGGTGGCGGTGTGAGTGGATCAGTCCGCACGCGGAGGCGGAGACGACCGCGTTGGTCGCGTCGGGCGGGTTCGGGCCGCGGTCGTTGCTGGTGCTGGATTACGCGGAGGCGCGGGACCGGGCGGCGGTAGCCGAGCTGTTGTGGGCGGTGCACCTGGCGGATCGGGTACGGGTGGTGTTGCTGGCGCGTTCGGCGGGGTTGTGGTGGGAGAGCCTGCCCGCGGCGTTCGACCGGCAGGCGCATCTCGTGGAGGCGATGACCACCGCGCCCGGTGTGGTGGTCGAGGTCACGGCCCGGGTGGACGATGCACACGACCCGAAAATGATCGTGGCGGATGCGGCGGCGGCGTTCGCGGAGAGGTTGGGCCGGCCGGTGCCGGTACTGGCGGGGATGCGGGCGTGGCCGGTGGATACGCCGGTGTTGCGGTTGCACGCGGACGCGTTGGTAGCGGTGCTGGACGGTGCGCACCGCCAGGGTGATTACGACGTGCTGGGTGAGGTGCTGGGGCACGAGAGCCGGTATTGGCGGTTCACGGCGCGGCGGGCCGGGTTGTTCGGCGCCGGTGATGATCCGACTGCCGACCGCGCGGTGCGGCAGGTGGTGGGTATCGCCGCGCTGATGGGTGCGGACAGTCCGGCCGAGGTTGAGCAGGTGGTCCGGCGGGCGCCGCTGCTGGCGGAGGCGGACGCGGCGCGTATCGCCGGGTACGTGTCGTGGTTGTCCGGGCTGTACCCGGCGGGGCAGGGATCCGCGTTGGGCGTGGTACAGCCGGATCTGTTGGCGGAGTCTGTCGCCACGCGGGTGCTGACCGAGTGCGGCGTGCAGGAACGGGCGCGGGTGTTGTCCGGGTCGAGTGCCGCTCAGGCGGTGCGGGTCTTGACGGTGTTGGGCCGGGCGCGGGTGCACCAGGCCGGCGTGGATACATTGATCGATGCGGCGCTCGGGGTGGATGTGCCGGGCATGGTGGAAGCAGTCATCGAGGTGGGCGTGCAGTTCCCGGGGATATTCACGTCCCGGGTGGTGGCTCTGCTGGCGGACGCGACCATCGAGCACGGCTGGGCGCGACAGACGGCGGCGCGGGTGCCGTACCCCTCATTGGAACTCGGCCAGCTCGCGCTCGGATTGACCACGCACATCGTCACCGGGTTCCCCGCCGACACCTCGCTCGCCGATCGAGCGCACTGGGCCACCTGGCACGCGCTGCGGTTGGCGGAGTCGGGGCGGCGGGCCGAGGCACTGACCGCCAGCCAGGAAGCGGTCGACCTCTACCGGGAGTCGGCCGGGCTCAACCGCGACGCCTACCTACCCGACCTAGCCTTGTCGATGAACAACCACTCGATCAGGTTGGCGGAGTCGGGGCGGCGGGCCGAGGCGCTGACCGCCAGCCAGGAAGCGGTCGACCTCTACCGGGAGTCGGCCGGGCTCAACCGCGACGCCTACCTACCCGATCTCGCCATGTCGGTGAACAACCACGCGAACCGGTTGGCGGACGCAGGGCGGCGGGCCGAGGCCCTGATCACCATCCAGGAAGCGGTCGACCTGCGCCGGGAGTTGGCCAGGCTCGACCGCGACGCCTACCTACCCAACCTCGCCACGTCGGTGAACAACCACGCGATCAGGTTGGCGGAGTCGGGCCGGCGGGCCGAGGCGCTGATCGCCAGCCAGGAGGCGGTCGACCTCTACCGGGAGCTGGCCGGGCTCAATCGCGACGCCTACCTACCCAACCTCGCCACGTCGGTGAACAACCTGGCAGTCGACCTGGCGGAGGCGGGGAGGCGGGCCGATGCGCTGGTCGCCAGCCAGGAAGCGGTCGACCTGCGCCGGGAGCTGGCCGGGCTCAACCGCGACGCCTACCTACCCGACCTCGCCATGTCGGTGAACAACCACGCGAACCGGTTGGCGGACTCAGGCCGGCGGGCCGAGGCACTGATCGCCAGCCAGGAAGCGGTCGACCTGCGCCGGGAGTTGGCCAGGCTCGACCGCGACGCCTACCTACCCGACCTCGCCACGTCGTTGTGGAATGTGGGGTTCGTCGCCCTCAAAGTTGGTTGCGTCACCGACGACGTCGTTGCCCTGACCGCAGAAGGGGTTCGCTACTTCGAGACTCTGGCAGCCTCTGAACCAGCGGCCTTTGCGTCACGACACGAGGCGGCGGCAAAGACCCTCGCCGAGCTGCACCAAAGCCAGAATCCCGCTACTGACGGAACAGCGCGGTGA
- a CDS encoding acyl-CoA carboxylase subunit beta, whose amino-acid sequence MTLTSDPPAVEVDHRDPEGRLRAVFDAGSLRLLAPKDDSGVLWARGEVDGTPAIAFATDATRMGGAMGVEGCQHVVDAIDTAVRERVPVLGLWHSGGARLAEGVVALDAVGQVFAAMVRASGRVPQISVVLGPAAGGAAYGPALTDIVIMSKAGRIFVTGPEVVRSVTGEQVDMERLGGPEPHGRRSGVVHITTKDDESALAEARKLTVLLGRQGRLTPADVAEGAGNHDLTEAMPAEANRAYDVKPVVKALLDEPGVELHAKWAPNISTTLGRFGGRTVGVIANNPLRLGGCLDASSAEKAARFVRMCDALGVPLIVLVDVPGYLPGVGQEWDGVVRRGAKLLHAFAEAVVPRVTLVTRKAYGGAYIAMNSRSLGATAVFAWPSAEIAVMGASAAVNILHRKQLAAAPQESREPLREALIQEQLKTAGGVTRALEIGVVDDVITPEQTRRRIAEALAAAPAGRGAHGNIPL is encoded by the coding sequence GTGACCCTGACCTCGGATCCTCCCGCCGTAGAAGTCGACCACCGCGATCCGGAGGGCCGGCTGCGGGCGGTCTTCGACGCCGGCTCGCTGCGCCTGCTCGCACCCAAGGACGACTCGGGCGTGCTGTGGGCACGCGGCGAGGTCGACGGCACGCCCGCGATCGCTTTCGCCACCGACGCCACCCGGATGGGCGGCGCCATGGGCGTCGAGGGCTGCCAGCACGTCGTCGACGCGATCGACACGGCGGTCCGCGAGCGGGTGCCGGTGCTCGGTCTCTGGCACTCCGGCGGCGCCCGGCTGGCCGAGGGTGTCGTCGCCCTCGACGCCGTCGGCCAGGTGTTCGCGGCGATGGTGCGCGCCTCGGGGCGCGTACCGCAGATCTCCGTGGTGCTCGGCCCGGCGGCCGGCGGCGCCGCGTACGGGCCGGCGCTGACCGACATCGTGATCATGAGCAAGGCCGGCCGGATCTTCGTGACCGGGCCCGAGGTGGTCCGCAGCGTCACCGGCGAACAGGTCGACATGGAACGCCTCGGCGGTCCCGAGCCGCACGGCCGCCGCTCGGGCGTCGTGCACATCACCACAAAGGACGACGAGAGCGCGCTGGCCGAGGCCCGCAAGCTCACCGTCCTGCTCGGCCGCCAGGGCCGGCTCACTCCGGCGGACGTCGCCGAGGGCGCCGGAAACCACGACCTGACCGAGGCGATGCCCGCCGAGGCCAACCGGGCGTACGACGTGAAGCCGGTGGTCAAGGCCCTGCTCGACGAGCCGGGCGTGGAACTGCACGCCAAGTGGGCGCCGAACATCTCCACCACGCTCGGCCGCTTCGGCGGTCGCACGGTGGGCGTCATCGCCAACAACCCGCTGCGCCTCGGCGGCTGTCTCGACGCGTCCAGCGCCGAGAAGGCCGCGCGGTTCGTGCGGATGTGCGACGCGCTGGGCGTGCCGCTGATCGTGCTGGTGGACGTGCCCGGCTACCTGCCCGGCGTCGGCCAGGAGTGGGACGGCGTGGTGCGCCGCGGTGCCAAGCTGCTGCACGCCTTCGCCGAGGCGGTCGTGCCGCGGGTGACGCTGGTGACCCGCAAGGCGTACGGCGGCGCGTACATCGCGATGAACTCCCGCTCCCTGGGCGCCACAGCCGTGTTCGCCTGGCCGAGCGCCGAGATCGCCGTCATGGGCGCGAGCGCGGCGGTGAACATCCTGCACCGCAAGCAGCTGGCGGCGGCACCGCAGGAGAGTCGCGAGCCACTGCGCGAGGCGCTCATCCAGGAGCAGCTGAAGACGGCGGGCGGCGTCACCCGCGCGCTGGAGATCGGCGTCGTGGACGACGTGATCACGCCGGAGCAGACCCGCCGCCGCATCGCCGAGGCCCTGGCGGCGGCGCCGGCCGGACGCGGCGCACACGGCAACATCCCGCTGTGA